A single window of Bos javanicus breed banteng chromosome 19, ARS-OSU_banteng_1.0, whole genome shotgun sequence DNA harbors:
- the G6PC1 gene encoding glucose-6-phosphatase catalytic subunit 1 isoform X1, producing MEKGMNVLHDFGIQSTHYLQVNYQNSQDWFILVSVIADLRNAFYVLFPIWFHLREAVGIKLLWVAVIGDWLNLVFKWILFGQRPYWWVLDTDYYSNTSAPLIKQFPVTCETGPGSPSGHAMGTAGVYYVMVTSTLSIFRGKKKPTYRFRCLNVMLWLGFWVVQLNVCLSRIYLAAHFPHQVVAGVLSGIAVAETFRHIQSIYNASLKKYFLITCFLFSFAIGFYLLLKWLGVDLLWTLEKAKRRCERPEWVHIDTTPFASLLKNLGTLFGLGLALNSSMYRESCKGKLSKWFPFRLSCIVASLVLLHLFDSLKPPSQIELIFYVLSFCKSAAVPLASVSLIPYCLARVLGQPNKKTL from the exons atggagaagggaatgaacgTTCTACATGACTTTGGGATCCAGTCAACACACTACCTCCAGGTGAATTACCAGAACTCCCAGGATTGGTTCATCTTGGTGTCTGTGATTGCAGATCTCAGGAATGCCTTTTATGTCCTCTTCCCCATTTGGTTCCATCTTCGAGAAGCTGTGGGCATCAAACTCCTCTGGGTAGCTGTGATTGGAGATTGGCTCAACCTCGTCTTTAAGTG GATTCTCTTTGGACAGCGCCCATACTGGTGGGTTTTGGATACCGACTACTACAGCAACACCTCGGCACCGCTGATAAAGCAGTTCCCGGTCACCTGTGAGACCGGCCCAG GGAGTCCCTCTGGCCACGCCATGGGTACAGCAGGTGTATACTATGTGATGGTCACATCCACCCTCTCTATCTTTCGTGGAAAGAAAAAGCCAACCTACAGATTTCG GTGCTTGAATGTCATGTTGTGGTTGGGATTCTGGGTCGTGCAACTGAATGTCTGCCTGTCACGAATCTACCTTGCTGCTCATTTTCCCCATCAAGTTGTTGCTGGAGTCTTGTCAG GCATTGCGGTTGCTGAGACTTTCCGCCACATCCAGAGCATCTACAATGCCAGTCTCAAGAAGTACTTTCTCATCACCTGCTTCCTGTTCAGTTTCGCCATTGGATTTTACCTGCTGTTAAAGTGGCTGGGGGTCGACCTGCTGTGGACTCTAGAGAAAGCCAAGCGAAGGTGTGAGCGGCCGGAGTGGGTCCACATTGATACAACGCCCTTTGCCAGCCTCCTCAAGAATCTGGGGACCCTCTTTGGCTTGGGTCTGGCTCTCAACTCTAGCATGTACCGGGAGAGCTGCAAGGGCAAGCTCAGCAAGTGGTTCCCGTTTCGCCTCAGCTGCATCGTGGCCTCCCTCGTCCTCCTGCACCTctttgactctttgaaaccccccTCCCAAATCGAGCTGATCTTCTATGTCCTGTCCTTCTGCAAGAGTGCAGCAGTGCCCCTGGCATCTGTCAGCCTCATCCCCTACTGCCTCGCCCGGGTGCTGGGCCAGCCCAACAAGAAGACTTTGTAA
- the G6PC1 gene encoding glucose-6-phosphatase catalytic subunit 1 isoform X2: MTLGSSQHTTSRILFGQRPYWWVLDTDYYSNTSAPLIKQFPVTCETGPGSPSGHAMGTAGVYYVMVTSTLSIFRGKKKPTYRFRCLNVMLWLGFWVVQLNVCLSRIYLAAHFPHQVVAGVLSGIAVAETFRHIQSIYNASLKKYFLITCFLFSFAIGFYLLLKWLGVDLLWTLEKAKRRCERPEWVHIDTTPFASLLKNLGTLFGLGLALNSSMYRESCKGKLSKWFPFRLSCIVASLVLLHLFDSLKPPSQIELIFYVLSFCKSAAVPLASVSLIPYCLARVLGQPNKKTL; the protein is encoded by the exons ATGACTTTGGGATCCAGTCAACACACTACCTCCAG GATTCTCTTTGGACAGCGCCCATACTGGTGGGTTTTGGATACCGACTACTACAGCAACACCTCGGCACCGCTGATAAAGCAGTTCCCGGTCACCTGTGAGACCGGCCCAG GGAGTCCCTCTGGCCACGCCATGGGTACAGCAGGTGTATACTATGTGATGGTCACATCCACCCTCTCTATCTTTCGTGGAAAGAAAAAGCCAACCTACAGATTTCG GTGCTTGAATGTCATGTTGTGGTTGGGATTCTGGGTCGTGCAACTGAATGTCTGCCTGTCACGAATCTACCTTGCTGCTCATTTTCCCCATCAAGTTGTTGCTGGAGTCTTGTCAG GCATTGCGGTTGCTGAGACTTTCCGCCACATCCAGAGCATCTACAATGCCAGTCTCAAGAAGTACTTTCTCATCACCTGCTTCCTGTTCAGTTTCGCCATTGGATTTTACCTGCTGTTAAAGTGGCTGGGGGTCGACCTGCTGTGGACTCTAGAGAAAGCCAAGCGAAGGTGTGAGCGGCCGGAGTGGGTCCACATTGATACAACGCCCTTTGCCAGCCTCCTCAAGAATCTGGGGACCCTCTTTGGCTTGGGTCTGGCTCTCAACTCTAGCATGTACCGGGAGAGCTGCAAGGGCAAGCTCAGCAAGTGGTTCCCGTTTCGCCTCAGCTGCATCGTGGCCTCCCTCGTCCTCCTGCACCTctttgactctttgaaaccccccTCCCAAATCGAGCTGATCTTCTATGTCCTGTCCTTCTGCAAGAGTGCAGCAGTGCCCCTGGCATCTGTCAGCCTCATCCCCTACTGCCTCGCCCGGGTGCTGGGCCAGCCCAACAAGAAGACTTTGTAA